The Aurantiacibacter gangjinensis genome includes a region encoding these proteins:
- a CDS encoding ParB/RepB/Spo0J family partition protein, with protein sequence MSETKNAANDTAQRAPAARRKLGKGLGALLGEAKREEPLVAASAGASEGGSAAQPVGARADGLADLAIADIEPHPDQPRRHFEEKALAELAASIAQRGVIQPVIVRPAKGGKYQLVAGERRWRASQKAQLHEIPALIRDLEERDVMALALIENVQREDLNPVEEARAYQRLADLEDMTQAEIATLVEKSRSHVANLQRLLALPETVLDHLEAGRLDMGHGRALIGLDDAEELADKAVKGGLSVRDVEKLARKSRNGGESPVRRQARPPRDTAQDADIAAVENHLEEFLGLPVKIATDADPRSGAVTVKFRTLDQLDLICQRLTGGGI encoded by the coding sequence ATGAGCGAAACCAAAAATGCCGCGAACGACACTGCACAGCGCGCACCGGCAGCGCGGCGGAAGCTTGGCAAGGGCCTCGGCGCTCTGCTCGGCGAAGCGAAGCGCGAGGAGCCGCTCGTCGCTGCGTCCGCTGGAGCTTCCGAGGGTGGATCGGCAGCGCAGCCGGTAGGAGCGAGGGCCGACGGGCTCGCCGATCTCGCCATTGCCGATATCGAGCCGCATCCGGATCAGCCGCGTCGCCATTTCGAGGAAAAGGCTCTCGCAGAGCTGGCAGCGTCCATCGCGCAGCGCGGGGTCATCCAGCCTGTCATCGTCCGCCCGGCGAAGGGCGGGAAGTACCAGTTGGTGGCAGGGGAACGCCGCTGGCGTGCCTCGCAAAAAGCGCAACTGCATGAAATTCCGGCATTAATTCGGGATCTGGAAGAGCGCGACGTGATGGCGCTCGCCTTGATCGAGAACGTCCAGCGCGAGGATCTCAATCCCGTCGAAGAGGCACGCGCCTACCAGCGGCTCGCCGATCTGGAAGACATGACGCAGGCCGAGATTGCGACACTCGTCGAGAAATCGCGCAGCCATGTCGCAAACCTCCAGCGGCTGCTGGCGCTGCCTGAGACGGTGCTGGATCATCTCGAGGCGGGCAGGCTCGATATGGGCCATGGTCGGGCGCTGATCGGGCTCGACGATGCGGAAGAGCTTGCGGACAAAGCCGTGAAGGGTGGTCTGTCCGTTCGCGATGTCGAAAAACTCGCGCGAAAGAGCCGCAATGGCGGCGAGAGCCCGGTTCGGCGCCAGGCCCGTCCACCGCGAGACACGGCGCAGGACGCCGATATCGCGGCGGTCGAGAACCACCTAGAGGAGTTCCTCGGACTGCCGGTGAAGATCGCCACCGATGCCGATCCGCGCTCCGGTGCCGTAACGGTGAAGTTCCGCACGCTCGACCAGCTCGACCTGATCTGCCAGCGCCTGACAGGCGGTGGAATATAA
- a CDS encoding glycine zipper 2TM domain-containing protein, whose protein sequence is MSKRFAGLLASAAIMATTPALAQHHHDAPPLEPLSGVHDGEWQGEWADDDTWRGMWNGTYTNRDGHTVQGQYVGTFIGNARFVTEDGHVLELGEDETWYEGADGVYIVRRGHHLGASPDGRLGYSMAEREAWLSDCRLLMADAGGYYGYDDRDADGGLIGGLLGAVAGGVIGNRVADGDRVLGTVIGGGLGALAGSAIGSAIDNDGDGEISGNELYAARYCDAYLRRYEMGGHSGFSDYGYGHGHHYGMMPAHGQRGHRHGRDCEVTVREEWVEIEAETPAPPARRAIAPRPRPEPGKTTPIN, encoded by the coding sequence ATGTCCAAACGCTTTGCCGGCCTGCTGGCCTCCGCGGCCATCATGGCTACCACCCCCGCTCTCGCCCAACATCACCACGATGCCCCACCGCTGGAGCCGCTTTCCGGCGTGCATGATGGCGAATGGCAGGGCGAATGGGCCGACGACGATACCTGGCGCGGCATGTGGAATGGCACCTATACCAATCGCGACGGTCATACCGTGCAGGGCCAGTATGTCGGTACCTTCATCGGCAATGCGCGCTTCGTAACGGAAGATGGCCACGTGCTTGAGCTGGGCGAGGACGAGACATGGTACGAAGGCGCTGACGGCGTGTATATAGTGCGCCGTGGCCACCACCTTGGCGCGTCCCCTGATGGCCGTCTCGGCTACAGCATGGCGGAACGCGAGGCATGGCTGTCGGATTGCCGCCTGCTGATGGCCGATGCCGGGGGCTATTACGGATATGACGATCGCGACGCGGATGGCGGTCTGATCGGCGGCCTACTCGGCGCCGTTGCAGGCGGTGTAATCGGCAACCGCGTGGCCGATGGCGACCGTGTTCTCGGCACGGTGATCGGCGGCGGCCTCGGCGCGTTGGCCGGATCGGCGATCGGCTCTGCCATCGACAATGATGGCGACGGAGAAATCAGCGGAAACGAGCTTTACGCCGCGCGCTATTGCGACGCCTATCTACGCCGGTACGAAATGGGGGGCCATTCCGGCTTCTCCGATTACGGCTACGGCCATGGCCACCATTACGGGATGATGCCGGCGCACGGCCAGCGCGGACACCGCCACGGCCGCGATTGCGAAGTGACCGTGCGCGAGGAATGGGTGGAGATCGAGGCTGAAACGCCCGCTCCGCCGGCTCGCCGTGCCATCGCACCACGTCCGCGCCCTGAACCTGGCAAGACTACGCCGATCAACTGA